The following DNA comes from Triticum aestivum cultivar Chinese Spring chromosome 3D, IWGSC CS RefSeq v2.1, whole genome shotgun sequence.
cgttgctatgcatcaccatgatcttgcgtgtgcataggaaattttttgaaattactatgttccccatcagttgggagcctccgattaagttgtggagattgccccaaccttgtttgtaaaggttcggtcgccgccttcaagggcaccaatagtggaatcacggcatcttgcattgtgtgagggcgtgaggagaatacagtggccctagtggcttcttagggagcattgtgcctccacgctgctccaacggagacgtacttcctctcaaaggaaaggaacttcggtaacacaccctcatctccaccggctccactcttggttatctcttacctttacttgtgcaagcttatattttgttgtatcccttgcttgcttgtgtgcttgttgttgttgcatcatataggttgctcacctagttgcatatctagacaacctactttgatgcaaagtttaatttggtaaagaaaagctaaaaattgttagtNNNNNNNNNNNNNNNNNNNNNNNNNNNNNNNNNNNNNNNNNNNNNNNNNNNNNNNNNNNNNNNNNNNNNNNNNNNNNNNNNNNNNNNNNNNNNNNNNNNNNNNNNNNNNNNNNNNNNNNNNNNNNNNNNNNNNNNNNNNNNNNNNNNNNNNNNNNNNNNNNNNNNNNNNNNNNNNNNNNNNNNNNNNNNNNNNNNNNNNNNNNNNNNNNNNNNNNNNNNNNNNNNNNNNatagtcaactatatcgatcctttcacatgcCCTTCATTCTTCCTTTTCATGATTTGATTGTGGTTCATCTCATCCGGACAGAAACACATTCTGTTGCTCTTGCAAGTTTTTTAAGGCAAGCGAAGACATAGTAGTTTTCACTCTATTATGCTACCCTCTTCATCCAAAAATATAGGGACTAATTCTTTTTTCAAAGATGCCTTTGGCCACTGGTTAGAACCATAATATATGATATGAATGTTACAAATTCATGCTCAAAGCGCGCCCGGGGTGATGCCTCCTGCGGGAGAACAAAATTCATGTAATAGACTAGTTCTCCTTCTCTCGTAAGCTAGCTCTTGTGGGATTATGGTCTAATGACTGTTTAGCTGTCCTAGCTGCCCTGTGCGGCCTTTCCTTTTGCTTTCTCTTAGGTCCGACAGCTTTTAGTTGTTACCTGGATGTTGTGCCccatttttttaataaaatggGGAGGGGGGAAACCCCTTTTGATCAAAAAAATgtataccatcaaattcatatttgTCGAAGCTAAATCCAGCAGATCTATCGGTAGGGTGCCCAAACGTAGCAATTAGGTCGGAGGGGAAATATGACacatagtttacccaggttcagaccctcATGATCAAGGTATACCCTACTCCTGCTCGTGTATATTGCAGTTGAGGTGTACAAAGTAGAGGTATGAACCGAAGGATTCTAATCTCTAAGTTGTGTCCTATCGACTAGCATGGCCCGGTTTATATAATAGACCGTGCGGAgcacctagggttacaaatcctattCCGCTATGTCGATGGAGGTAGAGTCCTCCTTGCTTTACGGTACCCTTGTCTTGTACAAAAAGTCCTCCAGAGTTGGGGCATCGTGGCACAATTAATATATTAAAGGACTTTCTAATAATATAAATTTTATATCATACATCTCATATATTATTAATCTTATGAGCGTATCAGGCCCTATAtatttggatggagggagtacttgtatTCTATAAATATTTTACAAATATGCAATAATCAAATACCATAAAAATATGTATTTTAGTTTAGATTTTCATATTATTAACCCAAAATAGTGATGTTTCTTACAAACAAATCTCACTGAAATATATTGCAACCAATCCCATGTAAACTCTCGAGGCATCATCTAGTTATACGGTGGGTTGATCCTTGATGAGCTGGAAGTACAACTAACTCACTAGCTATTCAACCAACAGTTTTTCAAGGATGAGATACGCTAGGCTAAATATATTTTTGTTTAAAATATAGCATTGAAAAACCACCAAAAATGGAGTCAACAAAATAATTTTCATTCCAAATCAAATTTGTGGACTGGTGGCTCACAGAAAAAGTTTTTTTCTCAACTATTATCGAGTTGTAGGCTTGCTACCTCAACTCTATTCTAGATATTGTTGAACATTTAAGTGCCAAAATTGCCTATTTATGTTCTTTCAAATATTATAAGTTTAGCTATCAACTATATACTCGGTTTGTTCCTTACATCTAAGTTATTAGCTTGGTGTGTTTCTTGTCAAGATGTTTTAGCTCAACCGTGTGAGTACATGACCACTATGAAGTTTCATCCACATTTTTTCAGATCGTTATCTTGGGCCATTTCCTTTGCATACAGAGCGGTGAAAGCGTTCCATCGATGGGTATTGGTGGCCTCCGAGTTCAAAGCAACGAAGCCCAACATAAAGAAATCTTCATCTCCGAAACGTGGGAAGGGAGGGGCATGCAATTTCCCATTGTAGCGATATCATCTCTAAGGGGTGGATATGCACACCTTTCTTTTCCCAAATGATACATATCGGCAACTCCCAAGGTCTAACCTTCTCCAGAACTGGAGGTTGAACTCGTCATGGTCAAGGTCTAATAACGTCTAATAACGTCTAGATGATTCCTTCTCCCATAATCACCCGCTAATCACGACCGCGGCTTTTCAAGACGATCCTTCCATGGGGCTGTTTCCGTTTGGTGAAGACACATCGAAGAGCTCCGGCCAGCAGCGCCGGAGGAAGGAGCGGTTGGTCACGAGGCCGCGCCACCGCTTACACGTTGCCGGGTCCTTGACGCGGACGAGGATCGAGGACCACCTTGTCCTTCAGCATAGCCGTCGTCCCATCGACCTGTGAAATAACTAATCCTGATGGAGCAATGTATGTACGCACGCAGAGGTTGGAGCTGTCGATCGGTGTATATATAATAGGCTTCGAAGGGTGTATGTAGTCGAGTCGGTCTACAGCTGCCCAGCGTCTTCGAAGGGTGTACGTACTCGTTTTTTTCTCCTTTCTTTTCCGCTTGTATCTTGCTCCcttctttttttttcgaaaaactttcaatctattcatcttcaatcatggcagtacaacaaacaacagaaataaaaattacatccagatccgtagaccacctaacgacgactacaagcattgaagcgagccgaaggcgcgccaccgtcaTCACTCCCTTCTCGGCCGGCAACTCCAATAATTTGTCATGCACCCACGTCCAACACCGGTGGCTTCAAGCAAATCAAGGCGTGCCGAATTTTATTTGCCAAAACTTCCTCCAAGTCAGATTGCAAAGTATATATATTGGGTTCAAGGATGTGCAGCCGTAAAGGTCCTTGTTTTCgaattaaaaatacaaataatCCACATGAAAAACTGAAAACTcgaagaaaatagaaaacattagGAAAAATATAAGAAATATGGTATGGCATGCGCTAGGCAGCagctttacagagggagtaataagaaaaaaggaaaaaaaaatcgtATTTGCGCATCCAGGGAATCGAACCCTGGTCAGTACCGTGGGAGGGTACTATGATACCACTACACCAGATGCGCTGCTATGCCTGTTTTGGACAAGTTAACTCTATTATACTGTCTGGAGTGAGCAATACAATATGCAACATAAAAAGGTAAGAACGGGGCAGCGTTTTGACTCAGCTTTGTTTATACATGTCTGTAAATTTTAATGAAAAGGTATCCTCTGCAAATTAAAAATCCCAGTGTTATAGAAAAAGGTAACTTTTTTAAGTATCATTAATTTCTCTTAGGAAGCTGTACATAACTTAACTTTGCCTTTTCTTCATGAAAACCATACATGATACATGTACATAGATTCAGATTTTGACATCAAGAAAATCAAAGTTTCACTTCGGGCGCGTGGGGCTTTAGTTGATAGCTCGCATCGGGGCTTATCCATACAGATGCATACATGAGAAACTTGCACTATCGGATTGCATCGAGAGTAACAGACCTAACTAGTCCATATCGCACGCAATTCTGAGGCATCCAGAACATCCTGTGCTTCAACACCTGAAGCAGGGCACCTCCATCTCCACACTTGTTTAGGGGCCACCACTCAACCAAGAAAACTTGTGCTGCGTACCTCAAAAAATCTCCATTCAAATTTGTATTAAGAAAACAAAAACGAGGCGAGATAGGTGAATGAAAAACATTAGGTTGCTGTTATCCTTATCCACCACCTTCAGCATGAACAAAGCAGCAATGCAGGCTTGCAGCAGCCCTCACTTTTGGCACGCAATAATGTTTACCAATCAAAAGATTAGCAACAGTATCAAAAGGATCCCCATCCTGTTAAGTACAATGAATTGCTTCCTAAGATGGCCCACGGGCATCCATGGTTGCAATCTTTTGAACAAGGCACCAGCACCACAAGGATCAGTACAAGCATTCATGGTTACAGTCTTCTGAACAAGGCACCATCACCACAAGCATCAGTACCAGAGACATTTGGAACTTTGTCACGACGATGAGCGCCGATTGACAATAATCAAAAGCCCAAATCAAGGACGCGGGTAGCTAGGGGGGTCCCATGGTCCAGCACCCGTACCGTAGCGCCTGTCTGTGTAGGTATTATAGCCGCTGTCGTACATGCCTTGCACGCCCATCCCAGGAGGTGGCCCGTAAGATCCATAGCCGCTGACCCCTAAAAGTGTATTAAACATACAGGTTAGCCACAACTCATTTTCAGTGACTTAGATGCAAGTGAGGGAATGAAACCTACTAGGTGGTGGTGCCCTTCTCTTCTCAATTTCAGCCCTAAGCTTCTCAGACTCCTGAGCCATAGTCACAAGATCCTTCTCCACTGCCTGCACCTGTGCCATCAGCTCCGGCTTTGCATTCTTCTCGTAATCAAGAGCCGCCCTGCAGTGATCTTAATAGTTAGCTACTCCtccactaaaataaaataaaaaggggggaATGCATTGAAATACTAATATAAATTCCTCATGTGGGCCACCAACGCAGACTCAGCATGCTGTGCCTACTGTAGCAGAAACACAAACCAGGACGGTTCCGTACCTAGCACGAATTAGTTCCTGCCGCAGATCATCACGTTCAGCTATCATGGCAGGTATGCGCTGGTTTTCAGAGCTCTGCTGCTCAAGCTCCTTTGTCAGACCCTGCACCTTTGCGTTGAGCTCTTGCCTCAAAGACTCTAGCGAGCCTGCTTCAGATCGTAGCTGAAGGGCATCCTGCCTAAGGGGTTCTAAAGAGCGGAGCTCAGCTTCCAGCTTCAGATTCCTCTGAGTCAGCTCCCTCGATTCAAGTTCTTTCTCTGCACGGAGCTTAGGTATAACCTGACTTGAGGAATGGAGATCTTCTTTCAAACGGGACATTGCTTGCCTGAGTCCAACAATTTCATCCACCAGATGTTGGTTGTCATCACGGATTCTGCGGAGCTCACCACGGCGGCTAGACAGCTCTCCCTCGAAGCGCCTTGGTGAGATAGACCTTTCTCGTGCAAGATGAGGAGGAGGGCCATCACGAAATCCTCGTGGTTCCTCAAAGTACTGGCGACCTATGCGCTGTCTCCCTGCCATTTATAGCCCTGTAAGGAATAACCAGAATGTTAGACAAGAGAATAAGAGCTCAAGCACCAGAAATGATTTTTAAAACCACATAAGTGCTTTGTTTCCTGCTTGGTTTGTTGGGTGAAACATGACGTTTCCACTACGTATTTGTCCAATTATTTGGTTTTCTGATGTTATTACTTCTAAAAAAACCATCCGACACACAAGAGAATTGCCATAAATAAAACAACTAACACACAGAGTCCCTCAGTCGCCTGTCTCAATTTCAAACTGTGAACCTTATTGATATTTTAACATTTCTGCACAAGCCAGACAAATCCGAGTAGTATTGGCCGTTGGATATTCTCTTCAATACATCTAGTGTTGCCACGTGTACGTACTATCTAGAATATTCCATGCTTTGTCTTAAGCTCAATACATaatatgcacaaacctcaaaaaaGACACTTATCTTTTTTTCTAGATCTCCCATACTTTAATTATCCAACATTTTCTCTTCTTAAAGAATTGATTTTTGTTTTCAGTTTATTATTTAATGCAAAGTATGCACAAAACACATACACTTCTCATTTATTCTAGACTCTTCCATACCTTAGTTCTCCTATGTTTTCCTTCCAAAAGAATTAGCATTTATTTCTACTTTATGATTTTTGATTTGGTCCACACAATGGTAGAATCACCTAAAGTGCATTCATTTTTGCAGATGGAGTACATAGCTATTTTTATATATTTCAAGTgcgtttttcttgttaaacaaacCGGAACGTTAGACAAATAACTCAAGCACCAGAAATGATTTTTAGAACCATGTAAGTGCTTGGTTTCCCCTTCGATAAACTACTTGTCTCATTGGGAATACCTTCCATAGTGGAGTTGACTTAGCTAAATTAGTGATTTATCAATCTGCTGTGGCTTTTCAAATCCACTCTAACCGAACTACTACCTCCGTACGGGTTTACAGGTCCCCTGAGCACCGCATGCGTGTGCGCATTTAGAAGGCTGCTGCCTCGATCTCGCTGTGAAAAGTGAAACAGTCGACCCCACATCAGTACGCCTCCCTGCGCCTAATTAACTGCAGCACTAAGCGAGCCTATGCATGCGAAGGAGGGAGGGAGCTGGCTGGGTTCATGGGTACACTATGGTTCTgctgtaagggcatctccaacagtttaTATGTTAGTTTGTTGGTAAAATAtgtcatgtcatcaaccaacaccttAACATACAACAACTCCAATGGGTTGTATCTAGTTTGCCCAATAGGATGTTAGATCATAAATAAGAtgctctctcattctacattggagcttgtgcaaggggtgttggttcatgtacatacaaccttcctctctttcctcatttattatatgacacatcatcaaaaatcctatgtggcaaagtctaccaacaactatcttacaaccattgaagatgccctaagtaCAGCTGCATGCAAAGATGCAAAAGGAGTCTGGTAATCAATTTCTTTCTTGGTACATGTGATTTGGTCTGGGGGACTTgaaaacccggacggaggtagtatgttAATTATGGGATACCTTCTATCCTTAGAAAATAAGATTGTCCTGGTACTTGTTCATTCCTGGGAGTCCTTCAAGGGTATCAGATCTTGAAACCCCTCCATTTTAGGTCGAGCTCAGCAAAGAATTTATGGAAGTCATATCAGCAAGATAAGAATCTGACGGATCAATATTTATTTTCCCGCAATTTTATTTCAGAAGAAGCAGGTGCCATTTTGCATTGAAACTCAATATGCTTTGTTTGGTGAAAATGCCGTATTCCACTTCGTATTTGACCTTAGCTAAGAAGCACCAATACAGGGATACAGACACGAGTAAACAAGTATAGGGACACAGGCTACGGCATTTTTCAAAAACAGACATTCGGGGATACAGCAGGATATACAAGTATTTAGAAGAAAAAACAGCATATATAAACATATAGTAATAAATTTTAGGTGAAAGATTGCTTAGTTACTGCTGGACATATGTTGCATCAGTTTTAGATGAAAGTTTAGTTAGTACAGGACCCTCCACTCAGAATCCACATAAGGCAAGT
Coding sequences within:
- the LOC123080981 gene encoding protein FLX-like 3 — its product is MAGRQRIGRQYFEEPRGFRDGPPPHLARERSISPRRFEGELSSRRGELRRIRDDNQHLVDEIVGLRQAMSRLKEDLHSSSQVIPKLRAEKELESRELTQRNLKLEAELRSLEPLRQDALQLRSEAGSLESLRQELNAKVQGLTKELEQQSSENQRIPAMIAERDDLRQELIRARAALDYEKNAKPELMAQVQAVEKDLVTMAQESEKLRAEIEKRRAPPPRVSGYGSYGPPPGMGVQGMYDSGYNTYTDRRYGTGAGPWDPPSYPRP